Proteins encoded by one window of Shewanella avicenniae:
- the metB gene encoding cystathionine gamma-synthase, translating to MTQRKIATAAVRQGIESDTQHGAVVPPIYLSTNYAFDGHKNPRAFDYSRSGNPTRSILGDALGELEQGCPGVITASGMAAITLVTSLLGPNDLLIVPHDCYGGSYRLFTNLAKKGSFKLLVVDQTDANAVNQAFAQTPKMVWIETPSNPLVRVVDIAAMAAECQKVGALLVADNTFLSPALQQPLTLGADIVVHSTTKYINGHSDVIGGAVIAKDPAVSEQLHWWSNTLGLTGGAFDSYLTLRGLRTLSLRIREHQSNAEQIVALLSNSDQVDKVYYPGLKSHPGHEIAAKQQKGFGAMLSFELKGGEQEVAAFLSALNYFSVAESLGGVESLVAVPATMTHRAMEPAARAEAGIKETLIRLSVGIEDPQDLLNDIAAGLAAVAAC from the coding sequence ATGACACAGCGGAAAATAGCAACAGCGGCTGTCCGTCAAGGGATTGAATCCGATACACAGCACGGGGCCGTGGTTCCGCCGATTTATCTTTCGACTAACTATGCCTTTGATGGCCACAAAAATCCACGTGCGTTTGATTACAGTCGTTCAGGTAACCCAACCCGTTCGATTCTCGGCGATGCGCTCGGTGAATTAGAACAAGGTTGCCCGGGCGTAATCACTGCCAGTGGTATGGCGGCGATTACGCTGGTCACCAGCTTGCTTGGGCCAAACGACCTATTGATAGTGCCGCACGATTGTTACGGTGGCAGCTATCGTTTGTTCACCAATCTGGCCAAGAAAGGCAGCTTTAAGCTGCTGGTGGTTGATCAAACCGATGCCAATGCAGTCAATCAAGCCTTTGCGCAAACGCCAAAAATGGTATGGATTGAAACCCCTTCCAACCCGTTAGTGCGGGTGGTGGATATTGCGGCGATGGCCGCTGAATGCCAAAAGGTTGGTGCGCTGCTGGTGGCGGATAACACCTTCTTATCCCCCGCGCTGCAACAACCGTTGACCTTGGGTGCCGATATCGTGGTGCACTCCACCACCAAATACATCAATGGTCACAGCGATGTGATTGGCGGTGCCGTCATTGCCAAAGATCCTGCGGTGTCTGAGCAACTGCACTGGTGGTCAAATACCCTTGGCTTGACCGGCGGCGCGTTTGACAGTTACCTCACGCTGCGTGGTTTACGCACTTTGTCATTGCGCATTCGCGAGCATCAAAGTAACGCCGAACAAATAGTTGCGTTATTAAGCAACAGCGATCAAGTAGACAAGGTATATTATCCAGGGTTGAAATCGCATCCCGGCCATGAGATCGCTGCCAAGCAACAAAAAGGCTTTGGTGCCATGCTGAGTTTCGAGCTCAAGGGTGGCGAGCAAGAAGTGGCGGCATTTTTAAGCGCACTTAACTATTTTTCAGTGGCGGAAAGTTTAGGCGGGGTGGAAAGCCTCGTGGCAGTTCCGGCCACCATGACCCATCGTGCGATGGAGCCAGCAGCTCGCGCTGAAGCTGGCATTAAAGAGACACTGATCCGCCTGTCGGTCGGTATTGAAGATCCGCAAGACCTGCTGAATGATATCGCTGCGGGCCTCGCTGCTGTTGCAGCTTGCTGA
- a CDS encoding tetrathionate reductase family octaheme c-type cytochrome — MKRHLLLLLALAASSSYAAGPHQDVLQGPFANGSAVTEACLACHEQEATDFMTSSHWTWELEQKLPDRTVKRGKKNAINNFCVSISGNEPRCTVCHAGYGWKDNSFDFKDKTKVDCLVCHDTTGSYVKTVAGEAMENIDLVNIAQNVGKPVRDNCGSCHFYGGGGDAVKHGDLDSSMAYPSKSLDVHMNADGNDFKCQDCHQTTGHQISGNAMGVSPGGEDHIGCENCHDKAPHANKRLNAHVETVACQTCHIPFFAREEATKLTWDWSTAGKDLPESEDEFGRHTYLKKKGSFTWGKMVKPSYAWYNGHADAYMAGDKMDPTKVTKLAYPLGNISDAKARIYPFKVHIGKQVYDKKNNIFLNPKTYGKGGYWSDFDWDKAIRLGMDASEAMKAAGVSYSGEFDFAPTEMWWRINHMVSPKEQALKCSECHSAEGRLDWKALGYDGDPMKVKSGARHAK, encoded by the coding sequence ATGAAACGACATTTACTGTTATTGCTGGCATTAGCCGCGAGCAGCAGTTACGCCGCAGGCCCTCACCAAGATGTTCTGCAAGGCCCATTTGCCAACGGCTCAGCAGTGACTGAAGCGTGCTTAGCCTGTCACGAGCAAGAAGCCACTGACTTTATGACCAGCTCACACTGGACTTGGGAATTAGAGCAGAAGCTGCCAGATCGCACAGTTAAACGTGGTAAGAAAAACGCAATTAACAACTTCTGTGTGTCAATCTCCGGCAACGAACCACGTTGTACCGTGTGTCATGCGGGTTATGGTTGGAAAGACAACAGTTTTGATTTTAAAGATAAAACCAAAGTGGATTGCTTAGTCTGTCACGACACCACCGGCAGCTATGTGAAAACCGTTGCGGGTGAAGCCATGGAGAATATCGACCTGGTGAATATCGCCCAAAACGTCGGCAAACCGGTACGTGATAACTGCGGTAGCTGCCACTTCTACGGCGGCGGTGGTGATGCGGTTAAACACGGCGATTTGGACTCCTCAATGGCCTATCCGAGCAAGTCTCTCGACGTCCATATGAACGCCGATGGCAATGATTTCAAATGCCAAGATTGCCACCAAACCACTGGGCACCAGATCAGCGGCAACGCCATGGGTGTATCACCCGGCGGTGAAGATCATATCGGTTGTGAAAACTGCCACGATAAAGCCCCACACGCCAATAAGCGCTTGAATGCTCACGTGGAAACCGTTGCTTGCCAAACCTGTCACATTCCATTCTTTGCTCGCGAAGAAGCCACCAAGTTGACATGGGATTGGTCTACCGCTGGTAAAGATCTGCCTGAATCTGAAGATGAATTTGGTCGTCACACGTATCTGAAGAAGAAAGGCAGCTTCACTTGGGGCAAGATGGTGAAACCAAGTTACGCTTGGTACAACGGTCATGCCGATGCCTATATGGCCGGCGACAAGATGGACCCAACCAAAGTCACCAAACTGGCGTATCCATTGGGTAACATCAGCGACGCTAAAGCCCGTATCTACCCCTTTAAAGTCCACATCGGTAAACAGGTTTACGATAAGAAGAACAACATCTTCTTAAATCCAAAAACCTACGGTAAAGGCGGCTATTGGTCAGATTTCGATTGGGATAAGGCGATCCGTCTCGGTATGGATGCCAGCGAGGCGATGAAAGCCGCCGGCGTGTCTTATAGCGGTGAGTTCGACTTCGCTCCAACTGAAATGTGGTGGCGCATCAATCACATGGTGTCACCAAAGGAACAAGCACTGAAATGCAGCGAGTGTCACTCTGCTGAAGGTCGCTTGGATTGGAAAGCCCTCGGTTACGATGGTGATCCAATGAAAGTGAAGTCTGGCGCGCGTCACGCCAAGTAA
- a CDS encoding c-type cytochrome gives MMKTKLQLGVVLLAALFAVGATAAEGGNPKKGKHLYKKECKVCHSKSDAAGEITPMSKTMAQWDRFFDKDKHGAKPEVFEKLSEQDIKDIQQFLYDHAVDSAQPQTCG, from the coding sequence ATGATGAAAACTAAACTCCAGCTTGGTGTGGTATTGCTGGCCGCTTTATTCGCTGTTGGCGCAACCGCGGCGGAAGGTGGAAACCCTAAAAAGGGCAAACATCTCTACAAAAAAGAGTGCAAAGTTTGCCATAGCAAAAGTGACGCCGCAGGGGAGATCACCCCAATGAGCAAAACCATGGCGCAATGGGACCGTTTCTTTGACAAAGACAAGCACGGCGCTAAACCCGAAGTGTTTGAAAAACTGTCAGAGCAAGATATCAAGGATATTCAACAGTTCCTGTATGACCATGCGGTGGACTCAGCACAACCACAAACGTGTGGTTAA
- the nrfD gene encoding NrfD/PsrC family molybdoenzyme membrane anchor subunit, translated as MNNIWGDMSQYDPVTWHWVIAVYLFLAGLSAGAVMVALALRWAKGEQFESPIIKAAALVAPLAICLGMLCLVFDLTKPFHFWLILINYNLSSVMSIGVIALLLYIPLTFAYALLVFRAPLANWPLLGGVAEALLGWRKPLEVLLFGLGIVVGAYTGFLISAMNVYPMLNTAILPALFLVSGISAGAAANALVALIWFKTDSHSAEISGLHRVELPVVGIEMLFLLMLFSALYFKGGAAASALASLTTGQWAVVFWALVVGVGFGIPLLSRLLPAELRHGKGVTVLAACASLTGVLALRHFILYAGQSYIS; from the coding sequence ATGAACAATATTTGGGGCGACATGAGCCAATATGATCCGGTGACTTGGCACTGGGTAATCGCGGTCTATCTGTTTCTGGCGGGGTTGTCCGCTGGGGCGGTCATGGTGGCATTGGCGCTACGCTGGGCCAAAGGCGAACAGTTTGAAAGCCCAATTATCAAAGCGGCGGCACTGGTGGCACCGCTGGCGATCTGTTTAGGCATGCTGTGTTTGGTGTTTGACCTGACCAAACCGTTCCACTTCTGGCTGATTTTGATTAACTACAATCTCAGCTCAGTGATGTCGATTGGGGTGATTGCACTGCTGCTCTACATTCCGCTGACCTTTGCCTATGCGCTGCTGGTATTCCGTGCGCCATTAGCCAACTGGCCGCTATTGGGCGGAGTTGCCGAGGCGTTGCTTGGATGGCGCAAACCGCTGGAAGTGTTGCTGTTTGGCTTAGGGATTGTGGTGGGCGCTTACACTGGCTTTTTGATCTCTGCCATGAATGTGTACCCGATGCTCAATACCGCAATTTTACCGGCGCTGTTCTTGGTGTCAGGGATTTCTGCAGGTGCAGCGGCCAATGCCTTAGTCGCATTGATTTGGTTTAAAACCGATAGCCATAGCGCCGAAATCAGTGGCTTGCATAGGGTTGAGCTGCCTGTTGTGGGTATCGAGATGCTGTTTCTGCTGATGCTGTTCTCCGCGCTGTACTTCAAAGGTGGTGCGGCAGCATCGGCGCTGGCGTCACTGACCACGGGCCAATGGGCAGTAGTGTTCTGGGCGCTGGTGGTTGGGGTGGGCTTTGGTATTCCGCTGTTATCACGGTTACTCCCTGCCGAGCTGCGTCATGGCAAAGGCGTGACCGTATTAGCGGCCTGCGCCAGTTTGACCGGAGTATTGGCACTGCGGCACTTCATTTTGTATGCCGGTCAAAGCTATATCAGTTAA
- the metJ gene encoding met regulon transcriptional regulator MetJ, with amino-acid sequence MTEWNGEYISPYAEHGKKNEQVKKITVSIPLKVLKILTDERTRRQVNNLRHATNSELLCEAFLHAYTGQPLPNDGDLCKDQPDSIPADAKRLMDEMGIEWEELE; translated from the coding sequence ATGACTGAATGGAACGGAGAATACATCAGCCCATACGCTGAGCACGGCAAGAAGAACGAACAAGTGAAAAAAATCACTGTATCGATTCCGCTCAAAGTGCTGAAGATTTTGACTGATGAGCGTACGCGCCGCCAAGTAAACAATTTACGTCATGCCACCAACAGCGAACTGTTGTGTGAAGCCTTCCTGCATGCTTACACAGGTCAACCCTTACCGAACGATGGCGATCTATGTAAGGATCAACCCGATAGTATTCCTGCCGATGCCAAACGTCTGATGGACGAAATGGGCATTGAATGGGAAGAGTTAGAATAA
- the phsA gene encoding thiosulfate reductase PhsA has translation MIKLDRRAFLKGAGASGAACAFSGGLPGSIAAMGAEPLKGSATAVNSMCEMCSTRCPISARVVDGKTVFIEGNKAAKSFGGKVCARGGAGHSLLYDPQRIVKPLKRVGERGEGKWQEISWEQAYAEIAEKMQQIKQQHGAESVVFSSKSGSEHGYVFDLAKAYGSPNTFTHFSLCPGAYGVAAQVMFGTKVKRDLGNSKYIINFGHNLYEGINMSETRGLMKAQMEKSAKLVVFDPRFSVVASKADEWYPVKPGSDIAIALALNHVLIADNLYDKAFVERYVAGFEQFAAQMRDYTPEWAASLTDVSAKDIRRIAHELAKAAPHAVVDFGHRNTFTPEEFELRRAIYAANVLIGNFERKGGIYAGKKAKTYNKFAGADVAPSLAKPGVKIPSPTAERIDTYDKQFSLVASMGGVYQSILDTFETGKPYPIHGWIMARTNPMQTMTDRARIEKVLKGLDLVVACDLYISETAAYADYMLPESTYLERDEEIADKSGKNPAYYVRQQVVEVIGDTKPAWQIFRELGIKLGYQDYYPWDDIHTLQLAQVHKDYALLKRIKTEGYVSFGKPLMLREPKMVADFTAEFATAIAADDDGSYGSHLKFKTPSGKIELYSDTVEALVAGRGNIVFRDVTLKQPDELYFIQGKVAVHTNGATHNVPMLANLMSDNAVWIHPKTAAARGIADGDKIRLTSSAGSEEGKALVTKGIRPDTVFAYMGFGSKNRELTRATGKGIHCGNLLPHQTAPISGMCVHTTGVKLEKA, from the coding sequence ATGATTAAGCTTGATCGAAGGGCCTTTCTGAAAGGCGCAGGAGCCAGTGGGGCGGCTTGTGCATTTTCAGGGGGGCTGCCCGGCTCCATTGCCGCAATGGGCGCTGAGCCACTCAAAGGCAGTGCAACCGCCGTCAATAGCATGTGTGAAATGTGTTCAACTCGCTGTCCAATTTCGGCCAGAGTGGTCGATGGCAAAACCGTCTTTATTGAAGGCAATAAAGCGGCCAAATCCTTTGGCGGTAAGGTGTGCGCCCGTGGTGGTGCTGGGCACAGCTTACTCTACGATCCACAGCGGATTGTGAAGCCATTGAAGCGTGTCGGCGAGCGTGGCGAAGGTAAGTGGCAAGAGATCTCCTGGGAGCAAGCCTACGCCGAAATTGCTGAAAAAATGCAGCAGATCAAGCAACAACATGGCGCAGAAAGCGTGGTGTTTTCGTCTAAATCTGGCTCTGAGCATGGCTATGTGTTTGATCTCGCCAAAGCCTACGGCAGCCCCAATACCTTTACTCACTTCTCGCTTTGCCCCGGTGCTTATGGTGTCGCAGCGCAAGTGATGTTTGGCACTAAGGTCAAACGCGATCTTGGCAACAGCAAATACATTATCAACTTTGGCCATAACCTTTACGAAGGCATCAACATGTCGGAAACCCGCGGGTTGATGAAGGCGCAGATGGAGAAAAGCGCCAAACTAGTGGTGTTTGATCCGCGGTTTTCAGTGGTCGCCTCCAAAGCGGACGAATGGTATCCGGTCAAACCCGGCAGTGATATTGCCATCGCATTGGCGCTGAACCATGTGCTGATTGCCGATAATCTTTACGACAAAGCCTTTGTTGAACGTTATGTCGCGGGCTTTGAACAGTTTGCAGCGCAGATGCGTGACTACACCCCTGAATGGGCGGCAAGCTTAACCGATGTGTCGGCCAAGGACATTCGCCGTATTGCCCATGAGCTGGCCAAAGCTGCACCCCATGCGGTGGTCGATTTTGGTCACCGCAATACCTTTACGCCAGAAGAGTTTGAACTGCGCCGCGCCATCTATGCCGCCAACGTGTTGATTGGCAACTTTGAGCGTAAAGGCGGCATTTATGCCGGTAAAAAAGCCAAAACTTACAACAAGTTTGCCGGTGCTGATGTGGCCCCGAGTCTGGCAAAACCTGGGGTGAAAATCCCAAGTCCGACTGCTGAACGGATCGACACCTACGATAAACAATTCAGCCTCGTTGCCAGCATGGGCGGGGTGTATCAATCGATTCTCGATACCTTTGAAACGGGCAAGCCTTATCCAATCCATGGCTGGATTATGGCGCGTACCAATCCAATGCAAACCATGACCGACAGAGCGCGCATCGAAAAAGTGCTCAAAGGGCTCGATCTGGTGGTGGCCTGCGATCTGTATATCAGCGAAACCGCGGCTTACGCTGATTATATGCTGCCTGAGTCAACCTATCTGGAGCGGGATGAAGAGATTGCCGATAAGTCAGGTAAGAACCCTGCCTATTATGTGCGCCAACAAGTGGTTGAGGTGATTGGCGATACCAAGCCAGCGTGGCAGATCTTCCGCGAATTAGGCATCAAATTGGGGTATCAAGACTATTATCCATGGGACGATATTCATACTCTGCAACTAGCCCAAGTCCATAAAGATTATGCGTTACTGAAGCGCATTAAAACAGAGGGTTATGTCAGTTTTGGTAAGCCGCTGATGCTGCGCGAACCAAAAATGGTGGCCGACTTTACTGCGGAATTTGCCACTGCTATCGCGGCTGACGACGATGGCAGTTATGGCTCGCATCTGAAATTTAAAACTCCAAGCGGCAAAATTGAGCTGTACTCCGACACGGTTGAAGCCCTTGTTGCTGGACGCGGCAACATCGTCTTCCGTGATGTCACCCTCAAGCAACCCGATGAGCTCTACTTTATTCAAGGCAAAGTCGCGGTACACACCAACGGTGCCACGCACAATGTGCCGATGCTGGCCAACTTAATGTCTGACAACGCGGTGTGGATCCATCCCAAAACGGCAGCCGCACGCGGTATTGCCGATGGCGATAAGATTCGGCTGACCTCAAGTGCTGGCAGTGAAGAGGGCAAGGCATTGGTCACCAAGGGCATACGTCCCGATACGGTTTTTGCCTACATGGGCTTTGGCTCGAAGAACCGCGAACTCACCCGTGCCACAGGTAAGGGGATCCACTGCGGTAATTTGCTACCTCACCAAACAGCGCCTATTAGCGGTATGTGTGTCCATACCACCGGCGTGAAATTGGAAAAGGCATAA
- a CDS encoding DUF3373 domain-containing protein, with amino-acid sequence MRTLVAIVVAQALGLSVMAAPAVYAADQQDSAKIAELKKQLADLTEELEDLTTRVSKNERHSATDRIVLSGDFRVKAHSLHYQNVTWNPAIAVNFSDFGMRAMAGEYGNPMDANSPLGKMMTANPDLAMAFQSGMLQGVMPYVLANPETQDIDNDLLYTTRLRLNLKAKVWDNVDFAGRLSMYKNWGDSTGVQVFDSWRSFSMDGTNSGNTSGDWLRVERAYFDWRDIGGSPFYLSIGRRPSTYGPPSQYRENELRGGTPSGHLVNFNFDGLTLGYKLGELLDVEGMVVRFCYGQGFESQWGNGELFGDTVTKDTHLGGFNIDVINDGNHFLQLTLFGAKDINDGFKGTIAFPNQLASIFAPTMYQDLQKFDSFNFVTRVQPSGVIGDMYLGGIGYAYESDDEQKFFASFGWTQTNGNGNAGMFGGMLSDAVFTAELNADGTEIIMSPATADDDSSHNGYGVYVGMQIPAPYGKVGLEYNYGSKYWTPFTQAQDDPIGSKLATRGHVVEGYYIFDVNPKMFIKLAGLYYDYDYTGSGTPVGAPQKVSDVIAGRAYSLLPVVDKAYDVNASLTVNF; translated from the coding sequence ATGCGCACTCTTGTCGCGATTGTTGTTGCACAGGCGTTAGGGTTATCCGTGATGGCTGCCCCTGCTGTTTATGCCGCCGATCAACAGGATTCTGCCAAAATTGCCGAGTTGAAAAAGCAGCTGGCGGATCTTACCGAGGAGTTAGAAGATCTGACGACTCGCGTCTCGAAAAACGAACGCCATAGCGCTACCGACCGCATCGTACTGAGCGGCGATTTCCGCGTGAAAGCACACTCATTGCATTACCAAAACGTGACCTGGAATCCTGCGATTGCAGTGAACTTCAGTGATTTTGGTATGCGCGCTATGGCAGGTGAATATGGCAATCCTATGGATGCTAACTCACCGCTAGGCAAGATGATGACCGCCAATCCCGATCTGGCCATGGCGTTTCAGAGCGGCATGTTGCAAGGGGTGATGCCGTACGTTTTAGCCAACCCAGAAACCCAAGATATCGATAATGATCTGCTGTACACCACTCGGTTACGCCTCAACCTCAAGGCAAAAGTGTGGGACAACGTCGACTTTGCTGGCCGCCTGAGCATGTACAAAAACTGGGGTGATAGCACTGGCGTGCAAGTGTTTGATTCTTGGCGTTCATTCTCAATGGATGGCACCAACTCGGGTAACACATCCGGCGATTGGTTGCGGGTAGAACGCGCCTACTTTGACTGGCGTGATATCGGCGGTTCCCCCTTCTATTTATCGATTGGTCGTCGTCCATCTACTTATGGTCCTCCTAGCCAATACCGTGAAAACGAACTGCGTGGCGGCACCCCATCTGGCCACTTAGTTAACTTCAACTTTGATGGTTTGACCTTAGGTTACAAACTGGGTGAATTGCTTGATGTTGAAGGCATGGTTGTGCGCTTCTGCTACGGCCAAGGCTTTGAATCACAATGGGGCAATGGCGAACTGTTTGGCGACACTGTCACCAAAGATACCCACCTGGGTGGCTTTAACATTGACGTGATTAACGATGGCAACCACTTCCTGCAGTTAACCTTGTTTGGCGCCAAAGACATCAACGATGGCTTCAAAGGCACTATCGCCTTCCCTAACCAATTGGCCAGCATTTTTGCGCCAACCATGTATCAAGATCTGCAAAAGTTCGACAGCTTCAACTTTGTGACTCGCGTACAACCAAGTGGTGTGATTGGCGATATGTACTTGGGCGGCATCGGCTATGCCTACGAATCCGATGACGAACAGAAGTTTTTCGCCTCCTTTGGTTGGACCCAAACCAACGGTAACGGCAACGCCGGGATGTTTGGTGGCATGTTGTCTGACGCCGTATTCACTGCCGAGTTAAACGCTGACGGTACTGAAATCATTATGAGCCCAGCTACCGCCGACGATGACAGCAGCCACAACGGTTACGGGGTGTATGTGGGCATGCAGATCCCTGCACCTTACGGCAAAGTAGGCCTTGAGTATAACTACGGTTCTAAATACTGGACCCCATTCACTCAAGCGCAAGACGACCCTATCGGCAGCAAGTTAGCCACCCGTGGCCACGTGGTTGAAGGCTACTACATCTTTGATGTGAATCCGAAGATGTTCATCAAGCTGGCTGGCCTGTATTACGACTATGACTACACCGGCAGTGGCACCCCAGTGGGTGCGCCGCAAAAAGTGAGCGATGTCATCGCTGGGCGCGCTTACTCACTGCTGCCTGTGGTTGATAAGGCATACGACGTGAACGCCTCACTCACCGTGAACTTCTAA
- a CDS encoding 4Fe-4S dicluster domain-containing protein codes for MNKRYVMVHDENKCIGCQACNVACRTENDVPDGVARLQVRVEGPFGEMPNLHYSYARISCQQCEDAACIKVCPTGAAYRNDDGIITINKDKCVGCQYCVAACTYKVRFMNPVTRVADKCNFCTDTRLKRGEQPACVTVCPTNALVFGDANDASSEVAQIIATRATYRDKVHLGAEPRVYRIPAKKGGIAS; via the coding sequence ATGAATAAGCGATATGTCATGGTGCATGACGAAAACAAATGCATCGGCTGTCAGGCGTGTAATGTCGCCTGCCGTACTGAAAACGATGTGCCCGATGGCGTAGCAAGATTGCAAGTGCGCGTTGAAGGCCCCTTTGGTGAGATGCCTAATCTGCACTACAGCTATGCGCGCATCTCCTGCCAACAATGTGAGGATGCCGCTTGTATCAAGGTTTGCCCAACTGGCGCAGCCTATCGCAATGATGATGGCATTATCACCATCAACAAAGATAAGTGCGTGGGTTGCCAATACTGCGTGGCGGCGTGTACCTACAAAGTGCGCTTTATGAACCCTGTCACTCGGGTAGCCGATAAATGTAACTTCTGTACCGATACACGCCTGAAACGCGGTGAACAACCGGCTTGCGTGACCGTGTGTCCAACCAACGCCTTGGTGTTTGGCGATGCCAACGATGCCAGCTCCGAAGTGGCACAAATCATCGCAACTCGCGCAACTTACCGCGACAAAGTCCATCTGGGCGCAGAGCCTCGGGTGTATCGAATTCCCGCCAAAAAAGGAGGAATCGCATCATGA
- a CDS encoding sulfite exporter TauE/SafE family protein gives MQSLIDPTTLLLASLIIFSGAVVQSLIGFGLAVVSAPLLYIVDPELVPVPVILMGFTISLLTLVRERSHLEFNGLQWGLVGRIPGGLIGATLLLLAPQPVLGLMIAAIVAIAILLNVKHYSIAVNRVTMFIAGIFSGIFGTIAGIGGPPMALLLTGRDAGKFRAALSAFFALASLLSLLILLCVGKLHWHHLLLALVLVPAVFIGFWVSNFIVPYIDRRRTRQFTLALCSLNVLVLTVKSCLSW, from the coding sequence ATGCAGTCACTTATCGACCCCACCACGCTGCTACTCGCCTCGCTGATTATCTTTTCTGGGGCTGTGGTACAAAGCCTCATCGGCTTCGGCCTAGCCGTTGTCTCCGCACCGCTACTCTATATTGTTGACCCTGAATTGGTTCCTGTGCCAGTGATTTTAATGGGATTCACTATCTCGTTACTCACGCTAGTGCGCGAACGCAGCCATCTTGAATTTAATGGCTTGCAATGGGGCTTAGTGGGGCGTATTCCCGGCGGCTTAATTGGCGCCACTTTATTATTGCTGGCACCGCAGCCTGTACTGGGCTTAATGATTGCCGCGATTGTGGCAATTGCGATTCTGCTCAATGTAAAGCACTACAGTATTGCGGTGAACCGAGTCACCATGTTTATCGCTGGTATCTTTTCGGGGATTTTTGGCACTATTGCTGGCATTGGCGGCCCACCAATGGCGCTGCTGCTTACGGGGCGTGATGCGGGTAAGTTTCGTGCGGCACTGTCGGCCTTTTTTGCGCTTGCGAGTTTGCTCAGCCTGCTGATCTTATTGTGCGTTGGCAAACTACATTGGCACCATCTATTACTGGCATTGGTGCTCGTCCCAGCGGTATTTATCGGATTTTGGGTGTCGAATTTTATCGTGCCTTATATTGACCGGCGCCGCACACGTCAATTTACGCTTGCGCTTTGTAGCCTCAACGTCTTGGTATTAACAGTTAAATCCTGTTTAAGCTGGTAA